A region of Larimichthys crocea isolate SSNF chromosome X, L_crocea_2.0, whole genome shotgun sequence DNA encodes the following proteins:
- the cnrip1a gene encoding CB1 cannabinoid receptor-interacting protein 1a — protein MDDVPPIINISISLRIQPNEGPVFFKVDGTRFGQSRTIKLLTGSKYKIEVVLKPGNVEATTMNIGGITFPLEQQSRDEESVVYHALYDTEGVPHTKSGDRQPVQVSMEFNKAGTFETVWQAKYYNYYKREHCQFGNKFSSIDYECKPNETRTLMWINKEAFN, from the exons ATGGACGACGTTCCTCCCATCATCAACATCTCCATCTCGCTGCGGATCCAGCCCAATGAGGGACCCGTGTTTTTTAAGGTGGACGGGACCAGGTTCGGCCAGAGCCGGACCATCAAACTGCTCACAGGGTCCAAATACAAGATCGAGGTGGTGCTGAAGCCTGGAAACGTCGAGGCCAC CACCATGAACATCGGAGGCATCACCTTCCCTCTGGAGCAGCAGTCCAGAGACGAGGAGTCGGTGGTTTATCACGCTTTGTATGACACTGAGGGTGTCCCGCACACCAAGAGTGGAGACCGGCAACCTGTACAAGTCAGTATGGAG TTTAACAAAGCAGGAACGTTTGAGACAGTCTGGCAGGCGAAATACTATAACTACTACAAGAGGGAGCACTGCCAGTTCGGCAATAAATTCAGCAGCATCGACTACGAATGCAAGCCCAACGAGACGCGGACCCTCATGTGGATCAACAAGGAGGCGTTCAACTGA